One segment of Triticum aestivum cultivar Chinese Spring chromosome 2A, IWGSC CS RefSeq v2.1, whole genome shotgun sequence DNA contains the following:
- the LOC123184906 gene encoding peroxidase 2 — protein MVKIAALALLALLGSVACQGDNGSPAESPAYSASSAPASLKAISYPPGASPSQPMPSPIVLSPSPLAQPPSPSVDLGAPSRSPPVYPPSVSQPALPPSASSSAPSASSPEYLPSPSPSVSGQTPPTYSPDPSPPSHPPTISPSPLSPSTTIAYPPSPSPSQPAYLPSPSPINPRQPNPASPSPSPAPYISSPSPSPSPSPDSPAPAPYPPSNSPSPSTPVSGLSVGHYSYSCPNAEAIVREAVKNAREKNRGTGAGLIRLFFHDCFVRGCDASVLLNTTGSGEPTELKGPPNKTLRGFEVIDAAKAALEEACPGVVSCADVLAFAGRDATFFLTNRTAAYFPMPAGRYDGRVSFANETTLNLPSPTSGLQQLNKSFHAKGLSLEDMVTLSGAHSVGRSSCSSFHDRIPPNPSDMDPEFASSLREQCSSSDPSAMQDFKTPDDLDRQYYQNAVDHKVLFTSDAALMASNETARMVLDNAHVSGLWEKKFAAAMVKMGGVGVKTSANGEIRKKCWIVNKV, from the exons ATGGTGAAGATCGCCGCCCTCGCCTTGCTCGCGTTGCTGGGATCCGTGGCGTGCCAAGGTGACAATGGCTCGCCTGCGGAGTCACCGGCGTATTCTGCAAGCTCGGCCCCGGCGAGCTTGAAGGCGATCAGTTATCCTCCAGGTGCCAGCCCCAGCCAACCCATGCCGAGCCCGATTGTGTTGAGCCCGAGCCCGCTCGCTCAGCCTCCTAGTCCTAGCGTCGACCTAGGCGCACCGAGCCGAAGCCCGCCGGTATATCCACCGAGTGTCAGCCAACCCGCTCTTCCTCCGTCTGCTTCTTCCAGTGCCCCGAGCGCAAGCTCACCGGAGTACCTTCCTAGCCCTAGTCCAAGCGTGTCTGGTCAAACCCCACCCACATATTCACCTGACCCaagtccacctagtcatcctcctACCATTAGTCCAAGCCCATTGAGCCCGAGCACTACTATTGCTTATCCACCGAGCCCAAGCCCTAGCCAACCCGCATATCTTCCTAGCCCAAGCCCGATCAATCCAAGGCAACCCAATCCTGCCAGCCCTAGCCCTAGTCCAGCACCGTATATTTCAAGCCCTAGCCCAAGCCCAAGCCCAAGCCCGGATAGCCCTGCTCCAGCCCCTTATCCTCCCAGTAACTCTCCCAGCCCAAGCACTCCCGTTTCAGGGCTCAGTGTCGGTCACTACAGCTACTCCTGCCCAAATGCGGAGGCCATTGTCAGGGAGGCCGTGAAGAACGCCAGGGAGAAGAATCGCGGCACCGGCGCGGGGCTCATCCGTCTcttcttccacgactgcttcgtccgG GGGTGCGATGCTTCCGTTCTCCTCAACACGACCGGCTCCGGCGAGCCGACAGAGTTGAAGGGCCCGCCGAACAAGACCCTCCGAGGCTTCGAGGTCATCGACGCGGCAAAGGCGGCGCTCGAGGAGGCCTGCCCCGGAGTTGTCTCTTGTGCGGACGTCCTCGCCTTCGCCGGCCGCGACGCCACCTTCTTCCTTACCAACCGCACGGCCGCCTACTTCCCGATGCCGGCCGGCCGCTACGACGGGCGCGTGTCTTTCGCCAACGAGACCACCCTCAACCTGCCGTCGCCCACCTCCGGCCTCCAGCAGCTCAACAAGAGCTTCCACGCCAAGGGGCTGAGCCTCGAGGACATGGTCACCCTTTCCGGCGCGCACTCCGTCGGCCGCTCCAGCTGCTCGTCCTTCCACGACCGCATCCCCCCCAACCCCTCCGACATGGACCCCGAGTTCGCGAGCTCCCTGCGGGAGCAGTGCAGCAGCAGCGACCCCTCGGCGATGCAGGACTTCAAGACCCCCGACGACCTGGACCGGCAGTACTACCAGAACGCCGTGGACCACAAGGTGCTGTTCACCTCCGACGCGGCGCTCATGGCGTCGAACGAGACGGCGAGGATGGTGCTCGATAACGCTCATGTCAGTGGGCTGTGGGAGAAGAAGTTTGCGGCGGCGATGGTGAAGATGGGCGGCGTCGGCGTCAAGACCAGCGCCAACGGCGAGATCAGGAAGAAATGCTGGATCGTCAACAAAGTGTGA